A portion of the Algisphaera agarilytica genome contains these proteins:
- a CDS encoding glycoside hydrolase family 2 TIM barrel-domain containing protein produces the protein MIKFNDDWLFTLSDSDDYTLTTYQPEGWRTVTLPHDWSIESDFDPDLEGCTAFLPGGIGWYTKTFSTPTTKHEKCYIVFDGVYNNAEFWLNGIKLGDHPYGYAPTYYDLTDLLEPAGNDNRISVRVDHSRYADSRWYTGSGIYRDVLLLVTDKLHIPVWGTFVTTPDVSTDLATVEVRVEVANDHPQAREGQAVTDILDANGTVVATARSAFDLAAGATSTITLQTQVSSPMLWDVDAPNLYTANTYLAVDGQPLETRVTRFGIRRFYFDKDQGFFLNGRSLKVKGVCLHHDAGVVGTAVPKDVWRRRLALLKDGGCNAIRSAHNPASDEFLDLCDELGLLVQNEFYDEWDLPKDKRFNMQDKQVDTITRGHSQHFQTWAETDLKNVMRSSRNHPSIFQWSIGNEIEWTYPGNREATGIFKNTDANDTMDWTLWRTSIPPHSVEQVRAFWVDYPEQTFNIGDTARKLADWTRELDTTRPVTANCILPTSSFETGYTEVLDVVGFSYKPDKYDYFKETYGDYCMMGTENVPQWYEWKAAAEREFIAGVFLWTGVDYMGECREEHWPVKVTPQGPLDVAGFPRGSFYMYQSLWRDDIPVLAMYTQTEARSIFRRDESGRAVEKEPGAWENAPREWQAVNPHWNYEPGEATVVEVYSNCESVELFLNGQTCGTQRLEDQADHIYKWAVPYEAGELKAVGQFGGTSTETVLQTVGQTVGIRLTPDRDRMAANKTDVAHVVAQLIDEQGRNVKYEDAELTFEINGEHTFLGTDCGDTSKLESFKRHQVTTAFGRALLMLQATDTPSSLQITAGASDPRIQPGTAQVEVE, from the coding sequence CACGCCGACCACAAAGCACGAGAAGTGCTACATCGTTTTCGACGGGGTATACAACAACGCCGAGTTCTGGCTCAACGGGATCAAGCTCGGCGACCACCCCTACGGCTATGCCCCGACCTATTACGACCTCACCGACCTGCTCGAACCCGCGGGCAACGACAACCGGATCTCGGTGCGCGTCGACCACAGCCGATACGCCGATTCGCGGTGGTACACCGGCTCGGGCATCTACCGCGACGTGCTCCTGCTGGTGACTGACAAGCTCCACATCCCGGTGTGGGGCACCTTCGTCACGACGCCCGATGTTTCAACCGATCTCGCCACGGTCGAAGTGCGCGTCGAGGTTGCGAACGACCACCCCCAGGCACGTGAGGGGCAGGCCGTGACCGACATCCTGGACGCCAACGGCACGGTGGTGGCGACCGCTCGGTCGGCGTTTGATCTTGCCGCCGGCGCCACGTCCACGATCACCCTGCAAACCCAGGTCAGCAGCCCCATGCTTTGGGATGTTGACGCCCCCAACCTCTACACCGCGAACACCTACCTCGCGGTCGACGGACAGCCCCTCGAAACCCGCGTCACCCGCTTTGGCATCCGTCGTTTCTATTTCGACAAAGACCAGGGGTTCTTCCTCAACGGGCGCAGCCTGAAGGTCAAGGGCGTCTGCCTGCACCACGACGCGGGCGTGGTCGGAACCGCCGTTCCCAAAGATGTTTGGCGGCGCCGCCTTGCGCTGCTCAAGGACGGCGGCTGCAACGCCATCCGCAGCGCACACAACCCCGCGTCCGACGAGTTCCTCGACCTCTGCGACGAGCTGGGCCTGCTTGTTCAGAACGAGTTCTACGACGAGTGGGACCTGCCGAAAGACAAGCGATTCAACATGCAGGACAAGCAGGTGGACACGATTACCCGTGGCCACTCACAGCACTTCCAAACGTGGGCCGAGACCGACCTCAAGAACGTCATGCGTTCCAGCCGCAACCACCCCAGCATCTTCCAATGGAGTATCGGCAACGAGATCGAATGGACCTACCCCGGGAACCGCGAAGCGACGGGGATCTTCAAGAACACCGACGCCAACGACACAATGGACTGGACGCTGTGGCGTACCAGCATCCCCCCGCACAGTGTCGAACAGGTCCGCGCGTTTTGGGTCGACTACCCCGAGCAGACATTCAACATCGGCGACACCGCCCGCAAGCTCGCCGACTGGACCCGGGAACTCGACACCACCCGCCCGGTCACGGCCAACTGCATCCTGCCCACGTCTAGCTTCGAGACCGGCTACACCGAAGTGCTCGACGTCGTCGGCTTCAGCTACAAGCCCGACAAGTACGACTACTTCAAAGAAACCTACGGCGACTACTGCATGATGGGCACCGAGAACGTCCCGCAGTGGTACGAGTGGAAGGCCGCCGCCGAGCGCGAATTCATCGCGGGTGTCTTCCTCTGGACCGGTGTCGATTACATGGGCGAATGCCGTGAGGAACACTGGCCCGTCAAGGTCACGCCGCAAGGCCCGCTCGACGTGGCGGGCTTCCCCCGCGGCTCGTTCTACATGTACCAATCGCTGTGGCGTGACGACATCCCGGTGCTGGCGATGTACACCCAGACCGAAGCGCGATCGATCTTCCGCAGAGACGAATCGGGTAGGGCGGTCGAGAAAGAACCCGGCGCCTGGGAAAACGCGCCCCGCGAGTGGCAGGCGGTCAACCCACACTGGAACTATGAACCAGGCGAAGCCACGGTCGTTGAGGTCTACTCCAACTGCGAATCGGTTGAGCTCTTCCTGAATGGGCAAACCTGTGGCACGCAGCGCCTCGAGGATCAAGCCGACCATATCTACAAGTGGGCGGTCCCGTATGAAGCGGGCGAGCTGAAAGCCGTTGGCCAATTCGGCGGAACGAGCACCGAAACCGTTCTGCAAACCGTTGGTCAAACTGTCGGCATTCGCCTCACCCCCGACCGCGACCGCATGGCGGCCAACAAGACCGACGTGGCTCACGTTGTCGCTCAACTGATCGACGAGCAAGGCCGGAACGTGAAATACGAGGACGCCGAACTCACCTTTGAGATCAACGGCGAACACACGTTCCTCGGAACCGATTGTGGCGACACCTCAAAACTCGAAAGTTTCAAACGCCACCAGGTTACGACCGCCTTCGGCCGGGCCTTGCTGATGTTGCAGGCCACCGACACCCCCTCGTCGCTTCAGATCACCGCGGGTGCAAGCGACCCGCGTATTCAGCCCGGCACGGCCCAGGTGGAAGTTGAATAA